A single window of [Clostridium] hylemonae DSM 15053 DNA harbors:
- a CDS encoding zinc-ribbon domain-containing protein, with product MGYCIKCGAKVGDGIRYCPQCGAEIPAQGHQEYTYGQDAYGQNTYGNDTYGQNAYGQDTYGQNAYGQDTYRQEYGRQDSKTTGPGSGNRQGGGTYFDRDDVRSNKGVGVLSYLGILVLIPLLAGNKNSEYVRFHSNQGLVLFITSVVINLLSGNWVFGLHSLISFSGWWFGWIFDLIGLVLFIFAVMGIVYACRGEKKELPFIGQIHLLRRE from the coding sequence ATGGGCTATTGTATTAAATGCGGCGCAAAAGTCGGTGACGGTATAAGATACTGCCCCCAGTGCGGTGCAGAGATCCCTGCACAGGGACATCAGGAATACACGTACGGGCAGGATGCGTACGGACAAAACACTTACGGAAATGATACATACGGACAGAACGCGTACGGACAGGATACGTACGGACAGAACGCATATGGACAGGATACATACCGGCAGGAGTATGGCAGGCAGGACAGTAAAACAACAGGCCCCGGCAGCGGGAACAGGCAGGGCGGCGGGACATATTTTGACAGGGATGATGTACGTTCAAACAAAGGGGTGGGCGTGCTGTCATATCTTGGCATACTGGTTCTCATACCGCTGCTTGCCGGCAATAAGAATTCCGAATACGTCAGATTCCACTCCAATCAGGGACTCGTATTATTCATCACATCGGTGGTAATAAATCTGCTTTCAGGCAACTGGGTATTTGGACTGCATTCTCTGATCAGCTTCAGCGGCTGGTGGTTTGGATGGATCTTCGACCTCATTGGACTTGTATTATTTATATTTGCGGTCATGGGGATCGTATACGCATGCAGAGGTGAAAAAAAGGAACTGCCCTTTATCGGCCAGATCCATCTGCTCAGACGTGAATAG